From one Brachypodium distachyon strain Bd21 chromosome 4, Brachypodium_distachyon_v3.0, whole genome shotgun sequence genomic stretch:
- the LOC100842490 gene encoding ASC1-like protein 1, which produces MAALVELFLRSSSSSAPVDWEAEAYPAYGDYAVLPFLVAFFPALRFLLDRFVFEVLARRLIFGKGYDKLAETDERRKKINKFKESAWKFVYFLSAELLSLCVTYNEPWFTNTRYFWVGPGDQLWPDQKMKLKLKAVYMYAAGFYTYSIFALLFWETRRKDFGVSMSHHVATVVLIVMSYICRLSRAGSIILAIHDASDIFLEIGKMAKYSSCEGLAVVAFLLFVASWIILRLMIFPFWVLRSTSYEVAVILDKEKHQFYSSVYYYLFNSLLFSLLVLHIYWWVLIYRMLVKQIQSRGRVGDDVRSDSEGEDDHED; this is translated from the exons ATGGCTGCCCTAGTGGAGCTCTTCCTGAGATCCTCTTCGTCGTCCGCGCCGGTGGACTGGGAGGCGGAGGCCTACCCGGCGTACGGCGACTACGCCGTGCTCCCCTTcctcgtcgccttcttccccgcctTGCGCTTCCTCCTCGACCGATTCGTCTTCGAG GTATTAGCAAGAAGACTTATATTTGGAAAGGGGTATGACAAGCTTGCCGAAACAGatgaaaggagaaagaaaatcaATAAATTTAAGGAGTCGGCATGgaaatttgtttattttctatCTGCAGAATTGCTTTCATTATGTGTAACATACAATGAGCCATGGTTTACGAATACCAGATACTTTTGGGTAGGGCCTGGCGATCAGCTCTGGCCTGATCAAAAGATGAA ACTGAAGCTTAAGGCTGTATACATGTATGCCGCTGGATTTTACACGTATTCCATCTTTGCACTCCTGTTCTGGGAAACAAGACGCAAGGACTTTGGGGTCTCGATGTCTCACCACGTGGCAACTGTTGTTCTGATTGTTATGTCCTATATTTGCAG ATTATCTCGTGCTGGCTCAATCATTTTGGCCATCCATGATGCAAGTGATATATTCCTAGAGATCGGAAAGATGGCCAAGTATAGTAGCTGTGAGGGGCTTGCTGTTGTGGCATTTCTACTTTTTGTGGCTTCGTGGATCATTCTCCGGCTAATGATATTCCCTTTCTGGGTCCTAAGAAGCACAAG CTATGAAGTAGCTGTGATCCTGGACAAGGAGAAACATCAATTTTACAGCTCGGTATACTACTATCTTTTCAACAGTCTCCTGTTCTCACTTCTAGTCCTTCACATATATTGGTGGGTACTGATTTACCGGATGCTAGTAAAACAAATCCAGTCCAGAGGACGTGTTGGCGATGATGTTCGATCTG ATTCTGAAGGCGAAGATGATCATGAAGATTAA